From Neospora caninum Liverpool complete genome, chromosome VIII, a single genomic window includes:
- a CDS encoding Oxidoreductase, aldo/keto reductase family,related, producing the protein MEIWPPPPPPPPPSSFARFFLCLLSSFSSRSSAKNASFFNFFSSRKRQAAPSHASSQRPSMSSSTAKASPSGTCSPSASAFPCFQASQPPACPAESRVCSAPHAPASPSPSPEASDPLETSPRAGHAASPSLPTARSASYCSFAPPALHLTTPFVSCSAPLPSEPSARLEDKREARQGLHSDPHLRPQVPAIRPSRSAASFFSLLRPGKVACLAHAPHGSHTLYTLPSGGEREFHMKHLSSSSSISSRSRGNSHHMHAWMREASPRPPPHPTPLCVSLRNGVLFPLLGLGTYRLHGEECMTAVQRAVSLRQIMLIDTASVYRNEEEVGKALRDAGARGFPWQLYLRDDCEMNIRCRREASNLGVFLTSKISPKDAAGGRQRAYEAALMSMKRLGVEQLDLYLIHWPGVRGHKSSSRENRRLRHECWQALEQLYREKKVRAIGVSNFLIRHLEDLIEDGVEVVPMVNQIEFQPLCFDRELVKWGEKHGMRIQAYASLGSGDPRLLRHPTVLAIAVECGVTPALVLLRWALQHDCHIIPCSRKEAHMIEDTHVFDFCLSDEQMTLLDRLCDNTHFCWDPNIIA; encoded by the exons ATGGAGATAtggccccccccccccccccccccccccccctcttctttcgcccgcttcttcctgtgcttgctgtcctcgttttcctctcgcagCTCTGCGAAAAATGCGTCGTTCTTTaacttcttctcgtcgcgcAAGCGCCAGGCTGCGCCGTCCCACGCCAGCAGCCAGCGCCCGTCGATGTCTTCTTCCACGGCGAAGGCCTCCCCGTCGGGGACTtgttcgccgtctgcgtccGCGTTTCCGTGCTTCCAAGCCTCTCAGCCGCCTGCGTGTCCAGCGGAGTCGCGAGTCTGCTCGGCGCCTCACgcccccgcctctccctcgccttccccggaGGCCTCAGACCCTCTGGAGACGTCGCCGCGCGCGGGACAcgccgcgtcgccctcgctcccCACGGCCCGTTCGGCCTCGTATTGCTCCTTTGCCCCGCCTGCGCTGCACTTGACAACGCCGTTTGTCTCCTgttccgcgcctctcccgtcgGAGCCATCGGCGCGCCTtgaagacaaacgcgaggcTCGTCAAGGGCTCCACTCCGACCCCCATCTCCGGCCCCAGGTGCCTGCCATTCGGCCCTCGCGCTCGGCGGCatcgttcttctcgctgttgcGTCCCGGGAAGGTCGCCTGCCTGGCCCACGCGCCGCACGGCTCGCACACGCTCTACACGCTACCCTCtggaggcgagcgcgagtTCCACATGAAACACCTTTCCTCGAGCTCGTCGATCTCCTCTCGCAGCCGGGGCAACAGCCACCACATGCACGCCTGGATGCGCGAGGCGTCGCCGCGCCCTCCACCCCATCCGACGCCGCTTTGCGTCAGCCTGCGGAACGGCGTACTATTCccccttctcggcctcgggACGTACCGCCTGCACGGCGAAGAATGCATGACTGCTGTCCagcgcgccgtctccctcagACAAATCATGCTCATCGACACCGCCAGCGTCTACcggaacgaagaagaagtcgGCAAAGCCCTCAGAGACGCCG GAGCTCGAGGATTTCCGTGGCAGTTGTATCTGAGAGACGACTGCGAAATGAACATTCGCtgtcgcagagaggcgagtaATTTGGGTGTCTTCCTGACTTCGAAAATTAGCCCCAAAGACGCCGccggagggagacagcgggcgTACGAGGCTGCGCTCATGTCAATGAAGCGGCTGGGCGTTGAGCAACTCGACCTCTACCTCATTCACTGGCCAG gtGTCCGAGGCCACAAAAGCTCGAGTCGTGAAAACAGGCGGCTGCGCCATGAGTGCTGGCAAGCCCTGGAGCAGCTgtacagagagaagaag GTTCGAGCCATCGGCGTGTCGAACTTTTTGATTCGACACTTGGAAGATCTGATTGAAGATGGCGTTGAAGTCGTTCCGATGGTCAACCAA ATCGAGTTCCAACCGCTCTGTTTCGACCGAGAGCTGGTCAAGTGGGGCGAGAAGCACGGCATGCGAATCCAAGCCTACGCGTCACTGGGCTCGGGGgatcctcgtcttctccgacACCCAACTGTTCTCGCA ATTGCGGTTGAGTGCGGAGTGACGCCCGCGTTGGTGCTCCTGCGCTGGGCCTTGCAACACGACTGCCACATCATTCCGTGCAGCCGGAAGGAGGCGCACATGATTGAAGACACTCACGTGTTCGACTTCTGTCTCAGCGACGAGCAGATGACTCTTCTTGACCGTCTCTGCGACAACACCCACTTCTGCTGGGACCCAAACATCATTGCttga
- a CDS encoding putative replication factor c, with product MLWVDKHSPREIEELSIHPDVSRLLLKQAASPSLPHLLFYGPTGAGKKTRVLALARRIFGSGVDKVKVETFTDRESGTEATVCRSSHHILLSCQEFGLKDRAIVQSIIKDIAESTTLSGVSSFFAAPKASNVPSFKICIFQDADLLSEGAQHALRRTLEIYSSRLKFVFLVERLERFSAPLKSRCFCVRVPLPSHREVVTYLRSICDREGLTPEMAPDALLQTISEQSGRNLRRAGLALECIATHNFTAPLSSSLSIPRGEASPFPLPWERLCDEAAVCAFRQQNPVSLSECRGMLYDLLAVLIPGELILMRLLATLLALLKKESPGKATHSPPPVHAGVSADTPGALGKPRKAPGQDPATVLVHAAAHFSHTLKKGSKEIIHLEAFLAQAMRVLHLAGVNRT from the exons ATGCTGTGGGTAGATAAACACTCTCCTCGTGAGATCGAGGAGCTCTCCATTCACCCAgacgtctctcgtcttctaCTAAAG CAagcggcgtcgccttcgcttccacATCTTCTCTTTTACGGGCCGACAGGCGcagggaaaaagacgcgcgtcctcgccctcgctcgccgAATCTTCGGCTCCGGCGTCGACAAG GTCAAAGTTGAGACGTTCACTGACCGCGAGTCCGGTACTGAGGCGACAGTCTGCCGATCGTCCCACCATATTCTGC TGTCTTGTCAGGAGTTTGGTTTGAAGGATCGCGCAATTGTCCAGTCGATCATCAAAGACATCGCCGAGAGCACGACTCTCTCGGGagtctcctccttcttcgccgctcccAAGGCCTCCAATGTGCCATCCTTCAAAA TCTGCATTTTCCAAGACGCTGATCTTCTCTCGGAGGGCGCTCAGCATGCACTGCGCCGCACGCTGGAGATTTACTCTTCGCGTCTCAAGTTCGTGTTTCTGGTTGAGAGACTCGAGCGTTTTTCGGCGCCTCTGAAAAGTCGGTGCTTCTGCGTGCGCGTGCCGCTGCCCTCGCACCGCGAAGTCGTCACCTACCTCAGATCCATCTGCGATCGAGAGGGATTGACG CCTGAGATGGCCCCGGACGCTCTCCTCCAGACGATTTCGGAGCAAAGCGGGCGCAATCTGCGCCGTGCGGGCCTTGCGCTGGAGTGCATCGCGACTCACAACTTCACAgcccctctgtcttcctccctctcgattcctcgaggcgaagcgtctccgtttcctctgccttgGGAGCGGCTCTGCGATGAAGCGGCGgtctgcgcgtttcgccaGCAGAATCCGGTGTCGCTCTCGGAGTGTCGAGGGATGCTCTACGACTTGCTGGCAGTTCTCATTCCCGGAGAATTGATTCTCATGCGCCTGCTGGCCACGTTGCTTGCGCTcctgaagaaggagagcccggggaaggcgacgcactcgccgcctcccgtgcacgcaggtgtctctgcagatACCCCAGGGGCTCTCGGGAAGCCCCGCAAGGCCCCCGGCCAAGACCCCGCGACAGTgctggtgcatgcagccgcgcATTTCTCGCATACACTCAAAAAAGGCTCAAAAGAAATCATTCACCTCgaggccttcctcgcgcaAGCGATGCGCGTTCTCCACCTCGCCGGAGTGAACCGCACGTAG